In Methanothermus fervidus DSM 2088, a single genomic region encodes these proteins:
- a CDS encoding Protein of unknown function DUF515 (COGs: COG1627 conserved hypothetical protein~InterPro IPR007509~KEGG: mth:MTH1028 hypothetical protein~PFAM: Protein of unknown function DUF515~SPTR: O27107 Putative uncharacterized protein~PFAM: Protein of unknown function (DUF515)): MFGKNDKKKKVPELKKSEKKEDSIVKRIRGLLKQRSSEGAEKKPKRTMPKPKPNKKVDLRPKPLPPRRPPTGIPEADKRTLIGAAVIACIIIFIAVLGYWFLYYQPYQEALESAKAQKIAEVNAYYKGPLATDPRKQALLAQIESATTPEEVLAIDVLGPATQSWRTYQLQQIQAKKDMFNRVMIVYSAGNQSTTLQTIQGGEVIMRVPDAQRFVSQADASVLSNIEIQTPDTVAIPILINRLQAAGGLIGVGSSVDIYLTNVTNISMPGGNVSAPTNKTAGAEYSSDLPLVSGATVLAILRSGESGKYDVNLTSSKFLSSPGSSVGVSTSRGASGDIEKALQALSAGGLSESDVSQILQHYGIRLSEYERVSNIGEFNATYLLIIEVPRKHAPVIMMNMDKIMLVVPTQKAPEWMAAELKKVYS; this comes from the coding sequence ATGTTTGGAAAAAATGATAAAAAGAAAAAAGTTCCTGAACTCAAAAAAAGTGAAAAAAAGGAGGACAGCATTGTAAAGAGAATAAGAGGATTATTAAAACAAAGATCAAGTGAAGGAGCTGAAAAAAAGCCAAAAAGAACAATGCCCAAGCCAAAACCAAATAAAAAAGTAGATTTGAGGCCTAAACCATTACCGCCAAGAAGACCACCAACAGGCATTCCTGAGGCAGATAAGAGGACATTAATTGGGGCTGCTGTAATAGCATGTATTATCATCTTTATTGCTGTATTAGGTTATTGGTTCTTATATTACCAACCATATCAGGAAGCATTGGAAAGTGCAAAAGCTCAAAAAATAGCTGAAGTTAATGCATATTATAAGGGACCATTAGCCACAGATCCTAGAAAACAGGCACTTCTTGCACAAATAGAAAGTGCTACTACACCTGAAGAAGTCCTGGCAATTGATGTACTTGGACCTGCTACCCAATCTTGGAGAACTTATCAACTTCAACAGATACAGGCAAAAAAAGATATGTTCAATAGAGTAATGATCGTGTATAGTGCAGGGAATCAGAGTACAACATTGCAAACAATACAAGGTGGAGAAGTTATTATGAGAGTCCCCGATGCGCAAAGATTTGTAAGTCAGGCAGATGCATCAGTATTATCAAATATAGAGATACAAACACCAGATACAGTTGCTATACCAATACTTATAAATCGTTTGCAAGCTGCTGGTGGACTTATAGGCGTTGGAAGCAGTGTTGATATATATCTAACAAATGTTACAAATATTAGCATGCCTGGAGGTAATGTATCTGCACCAACTAACAAAACAGCTGGAGCAGAATATTCAAGTGATCTTCCTTTAGTTAGTGGAGCAACAGTTTTAGCTATATTGAGATCAGGAGAAAGTGGAAAATACGATGTAAATCTAACTAGTAGTAAATTTTTATCTTCTCCAGGTTCTTCTGTTGGTGTTTCAACTTCAAGAGGTGCAAGTGGTGATATTGAAAAGGCATTGCAAGCACTTTCAGCTGGAGGATTAAGTGAAAGTGATGTCTCACAAATATTACAACATTATGGAATTAGACTTTCTGAATATGAAAGAGTTTCAAACATAGGTGAATTTAATGCTACTTATTTATTGATTATAGAAGTTCCAAGAAAACATGCGCCTGTTATTATGATGAACATGGACAAAATTATGCTAGTGGTGCCAACACAAAAAGCTCCTGAATGGATGGCAGCTGAACTAAAAAAAGTATATAGTTAA
- a CDS encoding Protein of unknown function DUF361 (InterPro IPR007166~KEGG: msi:Msm_0781 hypothetical protein~PFAM: Protein of unknown function DUF361~SPTR: A5ULA8 Putative uncharacterized protein~PFAM: Class III signal peptide) → MLKFLKDEKGQGAAEYMLLIGGALGVVLVFLYVYVSYTNTIKTGLNAEKDINEVRNRPLKWIQP, encoded by the coding sequence ATGCTTAAATTCCTTAAAGATGAAAAAGGTCAGGGTGCAGCTGAATATATGCTATTGATTGGCGGAGCTCTTGGAGTAGTGCTTGTTTTTTTATATGTTTATGTTTCATATACAAATACAATAAAAACTGGATTAAATGCTGAAAAAGATATTAATGAGGTGCGTAATAGACCCTTAAAGTGGATACAACCATAA
- a CDS encoding Protein of unknown function DUF361 (InterPro IPR007166~KEGG: msi:Msm_0781 hypothetical protein~PFAM: Protein of unknown function DUF361~SPTR: A5ULA8 Putative uncharacterized protein~PFAM: Class III signal peptide), giving the protein MFKFLKDEKGQGAAEYMLLIGGALAIVLIALFIYTTYMNSAKGVLQGNADVSNVRSKTTNWAGLP; this is encoded by the coding sequence ATGTTTAAATTCCTTAAAGATGAAAAAGGTCAAGGTGCAGCTGAATATATGCTATTGATTGGCGGAGCTCTTGCAATAGTGCTTATTGCTCTATTCATATATACCACATACATGAACAGTGCTAAAGGAGTATTACAAGGTAATGCAGACGTAAGTAATGTACGTAGTAAAACCACAAACTGGGCAGGTCTACCATAA
- a CDS encoding dihydropteroate synthase-related protein (COGs: COG0294 Dihydropteroate synthase~InterPro IPR000489: IPR005236: IPR011005~KEGG: mth:MTH1741 hypothetical protein~PFAM: dihydropteroate synthase DHPS~SPTR: O27773 Conserved protein~TIGRFAM: dihydropteroate synthase-related protein~PFAM: Pterin binding enzyme~TIGRFAM: dihydropteroate synthase-related protein), producing MKILIVTGKLASDVVKSNVKNSKHEVDVYTVNTPIAAFLTPERIAKEIEGLNYDMVIIPGLVKGNAKKITEKTNIPAYKGPTDAADLGILLDIINKVKLSPKKPANKLIEEEQKKRALNFIKKFEKNEKIRKELLKKDENILVGNLPVGRDFPMRVLAEIANAPSLTKNELKRKVDYFIKNGADMIDIGMIAGKDYSDKIPTLIEIVRKRARKVPISIDTLNVNEIETAIKCGIDLVLSLDHGNYKDVLPLLEDNNIPAVILPTNYTEGWVPEKPEERVKSLENLKKKCKDIDIIADPILDPINSKSIVDSILACKLYADRNPDPLFFGVGNVTELLDADSVGVNALLAGIGMELGASILFTPEESEKTRGSVYELALSSIIMFLAKKRKSIPKDLGVNLLIFKDKRRYEMIDENVDVPVIKAKGMKKFIPDKAGSFKISVKDDHIEVIHYKSGKPTVKFVGKNSKKIYEEIIKRGLVSRLEHAAYLGSELQKAEIALITGKSYVQDKDLFKKPLDLREKR from the coding sequence ATGAAAATACTCATAGTCACAGGTAAGTTAGCTAGTGATGTCGTTAAATCAAATGTAAAAAATTCAAAACATGAGGTAGATGTTTATACTGTGAATACACCAATTGCAGCATTTTTAACTCCAGAGAGGATAGCAAAAGAAATAGAAGGTTTAAATTATGACATGGTAATAATTCCGGGATTAGTTAAAGGAAATGCAAAAAAAATAACTGAAAAAACAAATATTCCTGCATACAAAGGACCAACAGATGCTGCTGATTTAGGAATTTTATTAGATATAATTAATAAAGTAAAGCTTTCACCAAAAAAGCCTGCAAACAAGTTAATTGAAGAAGAACAGAAAAAAAGAGCATTGAATTTTATAAAAAAATTTGAAAAAAATGAAAAAATACGAAAGGAATTATTAAAAAAAGATGAAAACATTTTAGTTGGTAATCTTCCAGTAGGTAGAGATTTTCCAATGAGAGTTTTAGCAGAAATTGCAAATGCACCTTCATTAACAAAAAACGAATTAAAAAGAAAAGTAGATTATTTTATAAAAAATGGAGCTGACATGATAGATATAGGGATGATTGCTGGTAAAGATTACTCTGATAAGATACCAACACTTATTGAAATTGTAAGAAAAAGAGCTAGAAAAGTTCCTATTAGCATAGATACATTAAATGTAAATGAAATTGAAACAGCGATAAAATGTGGTATAGATTTAGTACTAAGTCTTGATCATGGGAACTACAAAGATGTATTACCTCTTTTAGAGGATAATAACATACCTGCAGTGATATTACCTACAAACTACACTGAAGGATGGGTGCCTGAGAAGCCAGAAGAAAGAGTAAAATCCTTAGAAAATTTGAAAAAGAAATGTAAAGATATAGATATCATTGCAGATCCAATACTTGATCCTATAAATAGTAAGAGCATTGTTGATTCTATATTAGCATGTAAATTATATGCTGATAGAAATCCAGATCCTTTATTCTTTGGTGTTGGCAATGTAACAGAACTTCTAGATGCTGATTCTGTTGGCGTAAATGCACTTCTTGCTGGTATTGGCATGGAACTAGGAGCGAGTATTCTATTTACACCAGAAGAAAGCGAAAAAACAAGAGGAAGTGTATATGAGCTTGCTCTATCATCAATAATAATGTTTTTAGCAAAGAAGAGAAAGTCAATTCCTAAAGATTTAGGTGTCAATCTTTTAATTTTTAAAGATAAGCGAAGGTATGAGATGATAGATGAAAATGTAGATGTACCAGTAATAAAAGCAAAAGGAATGAAAAAATTCATCCCAGACAAAGCAGGAAGCTTTAAAATATCTGTTAAAGATGATCATATTGAAGTTATTCATTATAAATCTGGAAAACCCACAGTCAAATTTGTTGGAAAAAATTCAAAGAAAATATATGAAGAAATAATCAAAAGAGGATTAGTAAGTAGACTTGAACATGCAGCATATCTCGGTTCAGAATTACAAAAAGCAGAGATAGCCCTAATTACAGGAAAGAGTTATGTACAGGACAAAGATTTATTCAAAAAACCTCTGGATTTGAGGGAAAAAAGATGA
- a CDS encoding PP-loop domain protein (COGs: COG0037 ATPase of the PP-loop superfamily protein implicated in cell cycle control~InterPro IPR012089: IPR000541: IPR011063: IPR014729~KEGG: msi:Msm_0553 PP family ATPase~PFAM: PP-loop domain protein~SPTR: A5UKN0 ATPase, PP-loop superfamily~PFAM: PP-loop family~TIGRFAM: conserved hypothetical protein TIGR00269), protein MRCMKCGSKDVVFKRRYSSQRLCKDCFIEFIQKKVLRNIRLNKLIEKGDRVLAGVSGGKDSVAMLDILNILHERGIIELEVLTVDEGIKNYREKTLEIAKYHTKRLGIPHHIVKFKDCFGITLDEIVSSNVERGPCTYCGVFRRWIFNKIGKKLEADKIAIAHNLDDETEAILMNYLEGNIKNLIRLGPISESKDFLTKIKPLREIPENEIILYTKFKGLKTYLKPCPYVRYAFRREIYRFIKRISAKHPTIRYSILRGFEKIKPILKEKFQEKYTFDTCKICGEPASGKICQACKLCKELGISMS, encoded by the coding sequence ATGAGATGTATGAAGTGTGGATCCAAAGATGTAGTTTTTAAAAGGAGATATTCAAGCCAAAGATTATGTAAGGATTGTTTTATTGAATTTATACAAAAAAAAGTCCTCCGAAACATTAGATTAAATAAACTAATAGAGAAAGGTGATAGAGTTTTAGCAGGGGTTTCGGGTGGTAAAGATAGTGTAGCAATGCTAGATATTCTTAATATTTTGCATGAGAGAGGAATAATTGAATTAGAAGTTTTAACTGTAGATGAAGGCATTAAAAATTATAGAGAAAAAACATTGGAAATTGCAAAATATCATACTAAAAGACTTGGAATTCCACATCACATAGTTAAATTTAAAGATTGTTTTGGAATTACATTAGATGAGATAGTATCAAGTAATGTAGAGAGAGGTCCTTGCACATATTGTGGAGTATTCAGGCGTTGGATATTCAACAAAATTGGGAAAAAATTAGAAGCTGATAAAATAGCCATTGCTCACAATCTTGACGATGAAACAGAGGCAATCTTAATGAATTATCTTGAAGGGAATATAAAAAATTTAATAAGATTGGGCCCTATAAGTGAGAGTAAAGATTTTTTAACAAAAATAAAACCACTTAGAGAAATACCAGAAAATGAAATAATACTCTACACAAAATTTAAAGGATTGAAAACATATCTAAAACCTTGCCCTTATGTGAGATATGCATTTAGGAGAGAAATATATAGGTTTATAAAGAGAATTTCCGCAAAACACCCAACAATCAGATATTCAATACTTAGAGGCTTTGAAAAAATAAAACCTATATTAAAAGAAAAATTTCAGGAAAAATATACATTTGATACATGTAAAATTTGTGGAGAGCCAGCATCAGGAAAAATATGTCAGGCATGCAAATTATGTAAAGAGTTAGGAATAAGCATGAGTTAA
- a CDS encoding 3-phosphoshikimate 1-carboxyvinyltransferase (COGs: COG0128 5-enolpyruvylshikimate-3-phosphate synthase~InterPro IPR001986: IPR016228: IPR006264: IPR013792~KEGG: mth:MTH766 3-phosphoshikimate 1-carboxyvinyltransferase~PFAM: EPSP synthase (3-phosphoshikimate 1-carboxyvinyltransferase)~PRIAM: 3-phosphoshikimate 1-carboxyvinyltransferase~SPTR: O26860 Probable 3-phosphoshikimate 1-carboxyvinyltransferase~TIGRFAM: 3-phosphoshikimate 1-carboxyvinyltransferase~PFAM: EPSP synthase (3-phosphoshikimate 1-carboxyvinyltransferase)~TIGRFAM: 3-phosphoshikimate 1-carboxyvinyltransferase) produces the protein MDLIVKKTEGIEGNVKAPPSKSYTHRAVIIASLADNISHLKNPLVAKDTCSSVEACEAFGAKIDIKRNAWIVKGVNGKVITPENVIDVGNSGTTLRIMTAVAGLAKYYTILTGDKSIRSRPMQPLLNSLRDLGVVAFSSRNNGRAPIIVKGGYEGGYTEIPGNISSQFISALLIIGPYGSKPLKLKIIGELISKPYVDMTVEVMKKFDAKIEREKNTYYVEPNGYKSCKYSIEGDFSSASYIVGATAIAGGKVSIKNLFKDSKQADKLILDIISEMGVDIKIKKNEIIVCSDGELHGIDVNLKNSPDLLPTVAVLGAAAKGRTKIYGIRHARFKETDRIAMCAKELSKLGIKVKELDDGLIINGGNIKGGIVDSHNDHRLVMALTLLGLKKGIKIKNAEAYKISFPDFVKVMKELGCKIVEKP, from the coding sequence ATGGATTTAATAGTTAAAAAAACAGAGGGAATTGAAGGCAATGTGAAAGCACCTCCATCTAAAAGTTATACACATCGTGCAGTAATAATAGCTTCTTTGGCTGACAACATATCTCACCTTAAAAATCCATTAGTTGCAAAAGATACATGTTCCTCTGTTGAAGCATGTGAGGCATTTGGAGCGAAAATAGATATAAAAAGAAATGCATGGATTGTAAAAGGTGTTAATGGTAAAGTTATCACTCCTGAGAATGTTATAGATGTTGGAAATTCTGGGACTACTTTGAGAATCATGACAGCTGTTGCAGGTTTAGCAAAGTATTATACAATTCTTACAGGGGATAAATCTATAAGATCTAGACCTATGCAACCTTTACTTAATTCACTTAGGGATTTAGGTGTAGTTGCTTTTTCATCAAGAAATAATGGTAGGGCACCAATAATAGTTAAAGGAGGGTATGAAGGTGGATATACAGAAATACCGGGAAATATAAGTTCACAATTCATCTCCGCACTTTTAATTATAGGACCATATGGATCTAAACCTCTTAAACTGAAAATTATTGGAGAATTAATATCAAAACCATATGTTGACATGACTGTTGAAGTTATGAAGAAGTTTGACGCTAAAATAGAAAGAGAAAAAAATACTTATTATGTGGAGCCTAACGGTTATAAATCTTGTAAATATTCAATAGAAGGAGATTTTTCTTCAGCATCATATATTGTAGGTGCAACTGCAATAGCAGGAGGTAAAGTAAGTATAAAAAATTTATTTAAAGATTCAAAACAAGCAGATAAATTAATTTTAGATATAATCAGTGAAATGGGAGTAGATATTAAAATTAAGAAAAATGAAATTATAGTTTGTAGTGATGGAGAACTTCATGGGATAGATGTCAATTTAAAAAATTCTCCAGATCTTCTTCCAACTGTTGCAGTTTTAGGGGCTGCAGCAAAAGGCAGAACAAAAATATATGGAATCAGACATGCAAGATTTAAAGAGACTGATAGGATAGCTATGTGTGCAAAAGAATTGTCTAAGTTAGGAATAAAAGTTAAGGAGTTAGATGATGGCTTAATAATTAATGGTGGAAACATTAAAGGTGGCATTGTGGATTCACACAATGATCATCGTTTAGTGATGGCTTTAACACTCCTGGGTTTAAAAAAAGGTATTAAAATTAAAAATGCTGAGGCATATAAAATTTCATTTCCAGATTTTGTAAAGGTTATGAAGGAGTTAGGATGTAAAATTGTGGAAAAACCTTAA
- a CDS encoding valyl-tRNA synthetase (COGs: COG0525 Valyl-tRNA synthetase~InterPro IPR001412: IPR019754: IPR002303: IPR009080: IPR 009008: IPR002300: IPR013155: IPR014729~KEGG: mth:MTH767 valyl-tRNA synthetase~PFAM: aminoacyl-tRNA synthetase class Ia; tRNA synthetase valyl/leucyl anticodon-binding~SPTR: O26861 Valyl-tRNA synthetase~TIGRFAM: valyl-tRNA synthetase~PFAM: tRNA synthetases class I (I, L, M and V); Anticodon-binding domain~TIGRFAM: valyl-tRNA synthetase), which translates to MRVEIPKDYDPKNESKWQKKWQKDKIYAFETDKRPSYVIDTPPPYPTGSIHMGHVLNWVYMDIIARFKRMNGFNVLFPQGWDCHGLPTEVKVEEIHNIKKGDVPREKFKKMCIDLTTENIKRMKRQMISLGFSQDWDREYITMDPEYIKKTQLSFLKMYKEGLIYRGVHPVNWCPRCETAIAFAEVEYSEKETYLNYIKFEGSESDIVIATTRPELLPACVAVLVHPDDERYTDMVGKKVKVPIFNQEVEILADEDVDPKFGTGAVMVCTFGDKTDVLWVKRHNLKIINAIDEKGRMTKAAKKYEGLSIEECRNKIIEDLDKKGFLIKKERIKQNVGRCWRCKTPVEILVKKQWFIDVNKLKKDVKKTINEIKWHPEHMKTRLLNWIDAMEWDWCISRQRIFGTPIPVWYCKECGKPHVATEDMLPVDPTKEKPNFTCECGCNEFIPERDVLDTWMDSSISPLVVAGWPQKNYRKLFPANLRPQGHDIIRTWAFYTILRCKALTGEKPFDEIVINGMVFGEDGHKMSKSRGNVIEPEEVLEKYGADALRLWAANSVPGSDVPFAWKDVKYGYKFLRKFWNAFRFMSIHIFKEEENEVEAKLNYMDRWILSKLNRLVENVTKSINQYNFADAITNIQQFVWHVFCDEYIEAVKYRLYSDENKEMREGAKRTLEKVLKTCLKLLAPFVPHFVEEVYQHFDDKSIHLTSWPTTNYELIDPEIEECGDTAVEIIRELRRFKSDKGIPLNAEIKQVKIYGDEETVEKIKPFFDDIKGTIRIQDLEIKAGKPSVKEKIIRIEPLMDRIGPKFRDKTSKVIKYLNSEDPEILIEKLKEGIEIDGKTITKDDIRVEKEIIGETGEKVEIVKPENVDVVLEIAVG; encoded by the coding sequence ATGCGTGTTGAAATCCCAAAAGATTATGATCCAAAAAATGAAAGCAAATGGCAAAAAAAGTGGCAAAAAGACAAAATATATGCATTTGAAACTGATAAAAGACCTTCTTATGTTATAGATACACCTCCACCTTATCCTACAGGTTCTATACATATGGGTCATGTATTAAATTGGGTATATATGGATATAATTGCCAGATTCAAAAGAATGAATGGGTTCAATGTTTTGTTTCCTCAGGGATGGGATTGTCATGGACTTCCAACAGAAGTTAAGGTAGAGGAAATACATAACATCAAAAAAGGAGATGTACCTAGAGAAAAATTCAAGAAGATGTGTATTGACCTTACAACTGAGAATATAAAAAGAATGAAAAGACAAATGATTTCATTAGGATTTAGTCAGGATTGGGACAGAGAATACATAACTATGGACCCTGAATACATAAAGAAAACTCAACTCTCATTTTTAAAAATGTATAAAGAAGGATTGATATATCGTGGTGTTCACCCTGTGAATTGGTGTCCAAGATGTGAAACAGCTATAGCATTTGCAGAAGTTGAATATTCAGAAAAAGAAACTTATTTAAATTATATAAAGTTTGAAGGATCAGAGAGTGATATTGTAATTGCAACTACACGTCCAGAATTGTTACCAGCTTGTGTTGCTGTCTTAGTACATCCAGATGACGAAAGATATACAGACATGGTTGGAAAAAAAGTTAAAGTTCCTATTTTCAATCAAGAAGTTGAAATATTAGCTGATGAAGATGTAGATCCTAAGTTTGGTACAGGAGCAGTCATGGTATGTACCTTCGGTGACAAAACAGATGTTTTATGGGTTAAACGTCATAATCTAAAAATTATCAATGCTATAGATGAAAAAGGTAGAATGACTAAAGCAGCTAAGAAATATGAAGGTTTGTCTATAGAGGAGTGTAGAAACAAAATTATAGAGGATTTGGATAAAAAAGGATTTTTAATCAAAAAAGAAAGAATAAAGCAAAATGTGGGAAGATGTTGGAGATGTAAAACACCAGTGGAAATCCTTGTTAAAAAACAGTGGTTTATAGATGTAAATAAATTAAAAAAAGATGTCAAAAAAACTATAAATGAAATAAAATGGCATCCTGAACATATGAAAACTCGGCTTTTAAATTGGATAGATGCCATGGAATGGGATTGGTGTATATCTAGACAAAGAATTTTTGGTACTCCAATACCTGTCTGGTATTGTAAAGAATGTGGAAAACCACATGTTGCAACAGAAGACATGTTACCTGTAGATCCAACAAAAGAAAAACCTAATTTTACATGTGAATGTGGTTGCAATGAATTTATACCAGAAAGAGATGTATTGGATACCTGGATGGATAGTTCTATCTCACCACTTGTTGTAGCTGGATGGCCCCAAAAAAATTATAGAAAATTATTTCCAGCAAATTTAAGGCCACAAGGACACGACATAATACGTACGTGGGCATTCTACACAATATTAAGGTGTAAGGCATTAACAGGTGAAAAACCTTTTGATGAAATTGTGATAAATGGAATGGTTTTTGGCGAAGATGGACATAAAATGAGTAAATCACGAGGAAATGTTATAGAACCTGAGGAAGTATTAGAAAAATATGGTGCAGATGCTTTAAGACTATGGGCAGCAAATAGTGTCCCAGGTTCAGATGTGCCTTTTGCATGGAAAGATGTGAAATATGGATATAAATTTTTAAGGAAGTTTTGGAATGCATTTAGATTTATGAGTATTCATATATTTAAGGAAGAAGAGAATGAAGTTGAAGCTAAATTAAATTATATGGACAGATGGATATTATCAAAATTAAATCGTCTTGTTGAGAATGTTACAAAATCCATAAATCAATATAATTTTGCAGATGCTATAACAAATATTCAACAGTTTGTTTGGCATGTTTTCTGTGATGAATATATAGAGGCTGTGAAATATAGACTTTATTCTGACGAAAATAAAGAAATGAGAGAAGGTGCTAAAAGAACTCTGGAAAAAGTCCTTAAAACTTGTTTAAAATTGCTTGCACCATTTGTGCCACATTTTGTAGAGGAAGTGTATCAACATTTTGATGATAAAAGTATACATTTAACTTCATGGCCTACAACTAATTATGAATTAATAGATCCAGAAATTGAGGAGTGTGGAGATACTGCAGTAGAAATAATTAGGGAGTTACGTAGATTTAAATCAGACAAGGGAATACCTCTAAATGCAGAAATTAAGCAAGTGAAAATTTACGGTGATGAAGAAACCGTTGAAAAAATAAAACCATTTTTTGATGATATTAAGGGTACGATAAGAATTCAAGATTTAGAAATAAAGGCAGGTAAGCCCAGTGTCAAAGAAAAAATAATTAGAATAGAGCCATTAATGGACAGAATAGGGCCTAAATTTAGAGATAAAACTTCAAAAGTGATTAAATACCTAAATTCTGAAGATCCAGAAATATTAATTGAAAAATTGAAAGAAGGAATTGAAATTGATGGTAAAACTATAACAAAGGATGATATAAGGGTAGAAAAAGAAATTATAGGAGAGACTGGTGAAAAAGTTGAAATAGTAAAACCTGAAAATGTAGACGTTGTTTTAGAGATTGCTGTAGGATGA
- a CDS encoding conserved hypothetical protein (KEGG: mst:Msp_0526 hypothetical protein~SPTR: Q2NGX8 Hypothetical membrane-spanning protein) gives MLLYSININIKYGVWKMGITWFYIAVFLAISDEIHTKIMWDILLDFYILLAGIIKEIVSSNIQVWLIHEILEALFHFIVLSLVFFSVEIGFLAAVVHMTVDIFHELSGREYSWLHHRALHFTVESLFFIMVGIR, from the coding sequence ATGTTACTGTATTCTATTAACATAAACATAAAATATGGTGTGTGGAAAATGGGCATCACATGGTTCTACATAGCAGTGTTTCTTGCAATTAGTGATGAAATACATACTAAAATAATGTGGGATATACTTTTAGACTTTTATATATTGTTAGCAGGCATTATAAAAGAAATTGTTTCATCAAACATACAAGTGTGGCTTATTCATGAAATTTTGGAAGCATTATTTCACTTCATAGTTTTATCATTGGTATTTTTTTCAGTAGAAATTGGTTTTTTGGCAGCTGTAGTGCACATGACTGTTGATATATTCCATGAATTGAGTGGTAGAGAATACAGCTGGTTACATCATAGAGCTTTACACTTCACAGTGGAGTCATTATTCTTTATAATGGTAGGTATTAGATAA